Below is a window of Carassius auratus strain Wakin chromosome 50, ASM336829v1, whole genome shotgun sequence DNA.
ttcaaaccgccacttaaataggacagcaatcactgtaattagaaagagtggaacaatttttatcattctaagccaatcaaataccttataggaaattaaaagcatggtaaataaaaaaaggatttatatacacacatatactgtgtgtgtgtgtgtgtatgcgtgtgtgtgtgtgtgtgtgtgtgtgtgtgtgtgtgtgtatgtgtgtaagagagagagagagagagagagagagaatggtcaaataggaaaaattacgcatgtaaattcaaagtgagaattagaatagaccctatacttaaaatcactctttttttccttcttggacaaccaaccaatcacagtcttcaaaagattgtgtcattgGGTCAACCCCgactcctcactaagatgaaagtttttgtattttccttactcagagttgctctcagatcggtcccaaattgcttttaagctaagactcctacgtaaaagtttttaagctaaattaagaattttctgagaggatttttagaatctttatgaatacgggccctaaTGTTTTGTAAGACTTTGTataaatagtatatttaaaatatgctgaGCATGCACAATATCTGcacttattttattataattacataattatataaaataattataaaggtTTACTTTCcataaattaaattcaaacatttaaatttcATTCTGAATAgggaatattaaataaataaataaataaataaattaagagatTGTTCTTTCTCTTTCCAGAAGGGGGCGCTACATGTTCATCAAAGATAGAAGAGTGCTCAGGCTCTAATCCAAATCACCATAAAGCTTCCAGTCTCATGCAGCCCACAtagcaatatttttttgtggccCAGCTCTGGTCTACACAAACCGTGTTCCCACATAACGCAAAGAATGACGGCCCTGGAAGGCCCAGATCTGGATTAAAGACAAGGGCTACACATAGGCCATAACTGGCCCAAGTCTCAGCTAATTAATGGCCCTACACTGGGCCTTAATATGTTTTAGCATTGGTATTGATTTTCAGCCACAAGTAAACCAGAAGCCCCAAaactgagccacacctgagccttaaATAGCCCAGACCcaataaagaatattaaaatgtgatattattgCATTGTATTTCTTTTACAATCTCTCCCCGTGTGATTCTAAGATTAATTGTACtgagaataataatttaattaagtgcagtttaatgcagtTTACTGAATTActaatttgcttaattttgaaGTGATAACTTTTCATTCTGctttgacttgccatttcaaagtttaaataaatcCAAATGAAAGTTCATTAATTAATGAAGACACTGAAGGTACATGATCTGTATTGTGTTAGACTGGACTCTGTGGGTAGAAAAGGGACAAGTTgctcattataaaatatacagtaaacacaGAGATTTACATTAAACACTGCAGATTTACAGTGAACACACTGCAGGAATAGATCATTCATCTGGAGAAACTGAGTCTGAGAAGTATTCGAGTCTGAGAAGACAGAAGGATCTCAGTGACTCTGCAGTTCAAAATACCACACATAtcaatttgctaaaaaaaataaaaataataataattctgtcagcCCAAAAGCAGGAAGTGGCTGGTGCATTCAGAATTCAGGAGATGAAGTGATAGTAGTTAGTTAAATAGTAGATATTTTATTGAGTCATCTTAGTTGCATCTCTTTTCGTGTTCAGTTAAACATTGTCTGACTAAAATAAATTCAACAAACTTTATTATACCCAACATACTCAACATACAGTTAGGATTACAGTaagagaaaaataacaaatgattgAAATGACTGCAGTACATATATGATATGTGTAGGTAGTAAGGTGGAAAAGATAAAGAAATAACTTGAATGATGTACAACACAAATGTGTATTTGCTCTCTTAAATATGCTCTcttattaatcataaatattacTTCTGTTTCTAATTTCTGTAGTTATGTctataattcaaatttaaatatacCACAAAACCTGTCATTAACCTCACCCGTATCCCACATCAATAGCAGAAACTGTGTTTTGTAAAACAACATCAACACAATGTAAGTTTTTACATAAGTAGTAGTTAAAGTCATCTAATAAAAAGTGGTACTGAATATACAGGACATAGTAATTTTACATGTGTTCAACAACATTTTTCAACATGCATTTActatttcagttaaatttataaattatatacctcatacaaaaaatattttcataaagagACATGTGAACATGATTAGGAAATAAGTAAAAGTCAGTTGTTTGTCTGTTGTGTAATCTTACACAGTGACAGTGAGGAATCAAAAACCTTAAATCCAGCAtagaggggttcagtgaatgtgttgttgaatgtgtgtaagtgtgtgagtgtgtgtgtgtttgagacacTGTAGAAGGACAGAATGCCGGCCGGCCAGTCCAGATACACTCCTACTCTTTTAGAGAAGAGTGAAGGAGCAGGAATGTTTTTGTTCTGATTGTTGTGCCAGACACAAAATCCATCACTAATGCAGAAGAGACACCAGGACTTGTTATTGTATCCAAACTTACCAACAGTCCCTTCTCTGCTGATTGTTTTGTAGGCTACTGCTATACGAGCCCAGCCAGTCCACTCAACCTCCCAGTAATGACGTCCAGTCAGACTCTCTCGACACAGAACCTGAGGAATATCTTTAAAtctctctggatgatcaggatacggctgCGGCTGTTCCACATATTTCACCTCTCCGTTCTCAGACAGAATGAGTtgagtgtttgctgtgtttggatccagtgtgagatcacagaaatctgaacacaaaaagagaggaaaaacagTTGTATACTTTTGTTTGTTGTCAATAAATCTGAAAGAGTGTGCCAGAGAAAGAAATTGAGCGTCAGTGTCAGTTCTGGCAGGCCAGGTAGTCAAGACGCTGCAAATGCTATTCATTAATAACACTGTCCTGTCAGCTGATCTGCTCCAGCTGGTTAACTTCCTTTGCTGCTCAATGGCCAAAGCTTAAACAAGGCGCCCTATTTAAAGCACATTCAGTTGCTCATACAGGCTGCTGCTCGCTTCTGCTGCCCACCACCTCCCCAGCTCCTCCTTATGCATAACATGGCATTTGCTTTATGTTGCCTGCTCAGTTCACGGGGAATATTTTAGCTCCCAAAGTCCTAAACTGCGTGAGCGTTCcctatgctgctgctgctgtcctcTGACTCTCTGCTATTTCATGGTGCTCATGAAAGGTCAGAGGACTCCCTGAAAAGAGCCATACCGCCAAATTTCAATTCAGGAACATCAACTGTGCAATCTAttcaataaaaattctaaattatttttgttgtctgTGTGCTCTTGAATTAATGGACCTGACAAAACTTACATTTCTGTAGACCTGGTCGGATCCTGAAAGGCTCTCCATGGTCCAAACTacaatgagacacacacacacaatatctctATCTTAATTATTTCCCCTTTATTTATAAATTGCCTTTTACGGTTTTACTTACAGCAAacactttttgtttaaaaatatgaaaacaacattaaagaatatGGTACAAgtacagagttctggcatgaaactctgatTG
It encodes the following:
- the LOC113066408 gene encoding stonustoxin subunit alpha-like — encoded protein: MKQLHSTRYCVCVSHCSLDHGEPFRIRPGLQKYFCDLTLDPNTANTQLILSENGEVKYVEQPQPYPDHPERFKDIPQVLCRESLTGRHYWEVEWTGWARIAVAYKTISREGTVGKFGYNNKSWCLFCISDGFCVWHNNQNKNIPAPSLFSKRVGVYLDWPAGILSFYSVSNTHTLTHLHTFNNTFTEPLYAGFKVFDSSLSLCKITQQTNN